The window ACGACACGGCAATGATTGCACAAGGGGCTGTAATGATACAATTTTTTTACTTATCGTTTTTAATTCTTGCCGCAGCTTTAGGTTTTTCATCCGTGTTTACAGGCTCAGGCCATACAAAACCTCTTTTATACTCCACAATTACTTCACGCTGGCTGGTTCAAATTCCGGTTTTATTTTTATTTGTGAATATTTTGCACTTACCCTTATATACCGTATGGTTTTCTTATATTATTTCGGAAGCCGCCGAATTTTTCGTAATTTTTTATCATTATAAAAAAGGCGTTTGGTGCTGCAAGCGAGTTTAAATTTATTTTATAGGTTAAAAAATCTAAATAAGGATTTTATAAATGCTAAGCTATAGACACGGATTTCACGCAGGGAATACGGCGGACGTTTTTAAACACTCCGTTTTGTTTTCGTTTTTAAAATTATATACACAAAAAGCAAAGCCTTTTACCGCTTTCGATTTAAACGGAGGCTCTGGGGTGTATGATCTTTTAAGCGAATGGAGCGTACAGACAGGCGAAGCGGATTTAGGTATTGTCCGTTTATTAAAACTTTATAACGAAAAAAAACTACCTTATCCTATCCCCGAAGACTTTAAAAACTATTTGGAATTTTGTAAGACGAATTATAAAAAAGACAACTCTTATTACGGTTCACCTGAAATAATCCGCTCATTTTTACCTCCCGAATCTAATTTGATTGTTACGGATTTACATTCCGCAGAAGCGGAAAATTTAAAACTGCGTTACAAGAATGTACAAAATATTCATGTACATAAAAGAGACTGTTACGAAGCCGTGTGCGCGCTGACGCCGCCCAATCCCGTACGAGGCTTCGCTCTTTTCGACCCGAGCTACGAAATTATTTCAGACTATAAAAATGTTGCAAAAGCCGTCGAAAAAACAAAAGGCAAATGGAATGCAGGAATTTTTATTGTATGGTATCCGCTTTTGGAACACCGCTTGACGGAAATACGCGAATTAAAACAGCGCTTAAGCGGTTTAAAAAACAGCCCGTATCTTAATTTTGAAGTTGAACACGGCTTATATTTAAAAGATTTTTACCTGTCGGAAAAAACGGAAGGTTACGGTTTACGGGGCTCAGGAATTTTTATTATAAACCCGATATGGGGTTTAAAAGAAAAATTGGAAGAACTCGTTGAGTATGTAAGCGGCGGAAACGGCCTTAATCCCGCCCTATTGTAATTTTTCCTTACAAGTGATACACTTCTTTGCATAAGCAGTGATAATACATTCTT is drawn from Treponema pedis and contains these coding sequences:
- the rlmJ gene encoding 23S rRNA (adenine(2030)-N(6))-methyltransferase RlmJ, with the translated sequence MLSYRHGFHAGNTADVFKHSVLFSFLKLYTQKAKPFTAFDLNGGSGVYDLLSEWSVQTGEADLGIVRLLKLYNEKKLPYPIPEDFKNYLEFCKTNYKKDNSYYGSPEIIRSFLPPESNLIVTDLHSAEAENLKLRYKNVQNIHVHKRDCYEAVCALTPPNPVRGFALFDPSYEIISDYKNVAKAVEKTKGKWNAGIFIVWYPLLEHRLTEIRELKQRLSGLKNSPYLNFEVEHGLYLKDFYLSEKTEGYGLRGSGIFIINPIWGLKEKLEELVEYVSGGNGLNPALL